One Falco cherrug isolate bFalChe1 chromosome 11, bFalChe1.pri, whole genome shotgun sequence DNA window includes the following coding sequences:
- the SNORC gene encoding protein SNORC isoform X3, with amino-acid sequence MTCHRVLHLVLLMLCGTLVPAVLAAEYPQGPVPTLWNEPPELPSGAGPFDAATTTARLSDTTAFPPYTSELEPEDTTHLHRLDAGDGSLGPGAIGAIVIASLLGTSVLVALVVITLRKFSAS; translated from the exons ATGACCTGCCACAGAGTCCTTCACCTGGTCCTGCTAATGCTGTGCGGCACCTTGgttcctgctgtgctggcag CAGAGTACCCGCAGGGCCCCGTCCCCACCCTCTGGAACGAGCCGCCCGAGCTGCCCTCCGGAGCTGGCCCCTTCGACGCcgccaccaccacagcccggctCTCAGACACCACCGCCTTCCCCCCATACACCTCCGAGCTGGAGCCCGAGGACACCACCCACCTGCACCGGCTGGACGCGGGAGACG GCTCGCTGGGGCCCGGAGCTATCGGTGCCATTGTCATCGCCTCCCTCCTGGGTACATCTGTGCTTGTGGCCTTGGTCGTCATCACGCTGAGAAAGTTCTCGGCCTCCTGA
- the SNORC gene encoding protein SNORC isoform X1, with the protein MWLFQQVYQDLQQVFVDHYSALPCTDTLCKSLTLPAKVTGCEVESEEDEVLKPACTRKSMATAEYPQGPVPTLWNEPPELPSGAGPFDAATTTARLSDTTAFPPYTSELEPEDTTHLHRLDAGDGSLGPGAIGAIVIASLLGTSVLVALVVITLRKFSAS; encoded by the exons ATGTGGTTGTTCCAACAGGTCTATCAAGACTTACAGCAAGTCTTCGTAGATCACTACTCAGCCTTGCCCTGCACCGACACTCTGTGTAAATCACTGACACTTCCAGCTAAGGTTACTGGGTGTGAGGTGGAGAGTGAGGAAGATGAGGTGCTGAAACCAGCTTGTACGAGGAAGAGTATGGCCACTG CAGAGTACCCGCAGGGCCCCGTCCCCACCCTCTGGAACGAGCCGCCCGAGCTGCCCTCCGGAGCTGGCCCCTTCGACGCcgccaccaccacagcccggctCTCAGACACCACCGCCTTCCCCCCATACACCTCCGAGCTGGAGCCCGAGGACACCACCCACCTGCACCGGCTGGACGCGGGAGACG GCTCGCTGGGGCCCGGAGCTATCGGTGCCATTGTCATCGCCTCCCTCCTGGGTACATCTGTGCTTGTGGCCTTGGTCGTCATCACGCTGAGAAAGTTCTCGGCCTCCTGA
- the SNORC gene encoding protein SNORC isoform X2, producing the protein MWLFQQVYQDLQQVFVDHYSALPCTDTLCKSLTLPAKVTGCEVESEEDEVLKPACTRKSMATEYPQGPVPTLWNEPPELPSGAGPFDAATTTARLSDTTAFPPYTSELEPEDTTHLHRLDAGDGSLGPGAIGAIVIASLLGTSVLVALVVITLRKFSAS; encoded by the exons ATGTGGTTGTTCCAACAGGTCTATCAAGACTTACAGCAAGTCTTCGTAGATCACTACTCAGCCTTGCCCTGCACCGACACTCTGTGTAAATCACTGACACTTCCAGCTAAGGTTACTGGGTGTGAGGTGGAGAGTGAGGAAGATGAGGTGCTGAAACCAGCTTGTACGAGGAAGAGTATGGCCACTG AGTACCCGCAGGGCCCCGTCCCCACCCTCTGGAACGAGCCGCCCGAGCTGCCCTCCGGAGCTGGCCCCTTCGACGCcgccaccaccacagcccggctCTCAGACACCACCGCCTTCCCCCCATACACCTCCGAGCTGGAGCCCGAGGACACCACCCACCTGCACCGGCTGGACGCGGGAGACG GCTCGCTGGGGCCCGGAGCTATCGGTGCCATTGTCATCGCCTCCCTCCTGGGTACATCTGTGCTTGTGGCCTTGGTCGTCATCACGCTGAGAAAGTTCTCGGCCTCCTGA